The Mus musculus strain C57BL/6J chromosome 2, GRCm38.p6 C57BL/6J genome has a window encoding:
- the Olfr996 gene encoding olfactory receptor 996 codes for MEEKNQTVMPEFLFLGITDNFHQKIVIFIIFFFVYLVTLGGNVGMIALIWLDPRLHTPMYFFLSQLSFVDVSSSSSIAPKMLCDIFARNKAISFVGCAAQMWFFGLFVATECFLLAAMAYDRYAAICKPLLYTLIMSPHLSVLLVIGPYAIALISTTTHTTLTFCLPFCGPYIINHFFCDISPLLSLACSDTHINKLVLFVLAGTVGVLSGLIILVSYVCILKAILKIQTANGRRKAFSTCSSHLATVSILYGTLFFIYVRPNVSSSLNINKVISLFYTMVIPMLNPLIYSLRNQEVKNAFRRTLEKKHFLTGA; via the coding sequence atggaagaaaagaatcaGACTGTCATGCCTGAGTTTCTCTTCCTTGGTATTACAGATAACTTCCATCAGAAGATTGTCATCTTCatcatctttttctttgtttatcttGTCACTCTTGGGGGTAATGTGGGGATGATCGCTCTCATATGGTTGGACCCCAGGCTGCACACACCTATGTACTTTTTTCTCAGCCAACTGTCTTTTGTAGAtgtgtcttcctcttcttccatagCTCCCAAGATGCTGTGTGACATTTTTGCAAGGAACAAAGCCATCTCTTTTGTGGGCTGTGCAGCACAGATGTGGTTCTTTGGTCTCTTTGTGGCAACTGAATGCTTTCTCCTGGCTGCCATGGCATATGATCGGTATGCAGCCATATGTAAGCCCTTGCTGTACACACTTATTATGTCTCCACATCTCTCTGTGTTATTGGTTATTGGGCCTTATGCCATTGCTCTTATAAGTACAACAACACACACAACTTTGACCTTTTGCTTACCATTCTGTGGTCCATATATTATCAACCACTTTTTCTGTGACATTTCCCCATTGCTGTCTCTAGCATGTTCTGACACCCACATAAATAAGTTGGTGCTTTTTGTCTTGGCTGGCACAGTAGGTGTGCTCAGTGGACTGATAATCCTGGTGTCCTATGTTTGCATCTTGAAGGCAATTTTGAAGATTCAGACAGCCAATGGGAGACGAAAAGCCTTCTCAACTTGTTCCTCTCACTTGGCAACTGTCTCTATCCTGTATGGGACTCTTTTCTTCATCTATGTTAGACCCAATGTCAGTTCCTCCTTGAATATTAATAAAGTGATCTCTTTATTTTACACGATGGTGATTCCCATGTTGAATCCCCTCATCTACAGCTTGAGGAACCAAGAGGTAAAAAATGCATTCAGGAGAACTTTGGAGAAGAAGCACTTCCTAACTGGTGCTTAA